In Thermosphaera sp., a genomic segment contains:
- a CDS encoding biotin carboxylase N-terminal domain-containing protein, translating into MPFRIFIANRGEIAIRIAKTAWEHGFIPIGIYTKEDEHSLHRRYLKDDREVSSYLDIEEVVDAAVELGSDAVHPGYGFLSENPEFAREVIRRNILFIGPSPTAMELSGDKLKAKEVAKKIGIPTLPWIIVKDEKDIEEFAREHGYPVLLKAVGGGGGKGIRLVREGDDLGKAIEAASKEAMKAFNDPRVYAEPFLQNVKHIEVQIIGDGENIVHLYERECSVQRRFQKIIEEAPSPFLNGEERNVITSHAVELGKAIKYSNAGTVEMLFDVSTRRHYFMEINARLQVEHPVTEMITGLDIVLKQIEVTMYKVLDLKQHNISFRGHAIEARIYAENPVFEEPAVGVVKNYKEPSGPGIRVDSSIEAGSKVTTDFDPMIAKIIAWGPDRRMALLRLERGLKEFVIDGLITNIPLLREIIRHEAFVKGVYTTKFYYENIENFRREISKKIRSEALIITGLTEFAGKDVTKWLETSKKHLQAHEESIVNLKRKAWYYYISTRDKLRRK; encoded by the coding sequence ATGCCGTTTCGAATATTTATTGCAAATAGGGGAGAGATAGCCATAAGGATCGCGAAGACCGCTTGGGAGCACGGCTTTATCCCTATCGGTATATACACGAAAGAGGATGAGCATTCTCTTCATAGGAGATATTTGAAAGACGATAGGGAAGTCTCCAGCTATCTCGACATAGAGGAGGTGGTTGATGCTGCAGTTGAGTTAGGCTCTGACGCAGTGCATCCCGGGTATGGATTTCTAAGCGAAAACCCAGAGTTTGCAAGAGAGGTTATAAGACGTAATATTTTATTTATAGGTCCATCACCCACTGCTATGGAGCTCTCGGGGGATAAATTGAAGGCTAAAGAGGTTGCAAAAAAGATTGGGATTCCAACCTTGCCATGGATCATTGTTAAAGATGAAAAGGACATTGAGGAATTCGCACGAGAGCACGGCTATCCAGTTTTATTAAAAGCGGTGGGTGGCGGAGGTGGTAAAGGCATTAGACTTGTACGTGAGGGAGATGACCTAGGAAAAGCTATTGAGGCAGCTTCTAAAGAGGCTATGAAAGCTTTTAACGACCCCAGGGTTTATGCTGAGCCATTTCTACAGAATGTCAAGCATATCGAAGTTCAGATCATTGGCGATGGTGAGAACATAGTTCATCTTTATGAAAGAGAGTGTAGTGTTCAGAGACGTTTCCAGAAGATAATTGAAGAGGCCCCAAGCCCCTTCTTAAATGGGGAGGAAAGGAACGTTATCACCAGCCATGCGGTAGAGTTGGGGAAAGCCATAAAATACAGTAATGCTGGAACGGTTGAAATGTTATTTGACGTCTCAACTAGGAGGCATTATTTCATGGAGATTAATGCAAGGCTCCAAGTCGAACATCCGGTAACGGAGATGATAACGGGGCTTGATATTGTGTTAAAACAAATAGAGGTAACCATGTACAAGGTCCTGGACTTGAAGCAACACAACATCTCATTTCGAGGACATGCAATTGAAGCTAGAATATACGCGGAGAATCCTGTTTTCGAGGAACCGGCAGTGGGCGTTGTTAAGAACTACAAAGAGCCTTCAGGACCTGGAATCCGGGTTGATTCATCCATTGAAGCTGGTTCGAAAGTGACAACTGATTTCGATCCAATGATAGCAAAGATAATTGCTTGGGGTCCTGACAGGAGGATGGCGTTGCTAAGGCTTGAAAGAGGGCTAAAAGAGTTCGTAATAGACGGATTGATCACTAATATTCCTCTATTAAGAGAAATCATTAGGCACGAAGCCTTTGTCAAAGGTGTTTATACTACAAAATTCTATTATGAAAATATTGAAAACTTCCGGAGGGAGATATCAAAGAAAATCCGAAGCGAGGCACTAATTATTACAGGGCTTACGGAATTTGCTGGTAAGGATGTGACTAAGTGGCTAGAGACTTCAAAGAAGCATTTGCAAGCCCATGAAGAGAGCATAGTTAATTTGAAAAGAAAGGCCTGGTATTACTACATATCGACTAGAGATAAACTTAGAAGGAAATGA
- the ppsA gene encoding phosphoenolpyruvate synthase, translated as MSDKSTRFVLWLDEVRKEDVPLVGGKNANLGEMIAAGIPVPPGYAVTAYAFKYFLDKTGLGEKIYSMLRQLDVNNTKALEETTSKIREMIMNEPMPKEVEEEIKKAHRRLAERLNMPVEAVRVAVRSSATAEDMPEASFAGQQDTYLNVYGEDKVVYYVKRCWASLFTARATFYRVAQGIPHERTLMSVTVQKMVNSRAAGVMFTLHPVTGDEKVAVIEGSWGLGESVVGGKVTPDEWVVNKDTMEIIEEKINKKIFMITFDPAKGKNVHLKWDDKLGKWVAEEGETEAPLAKIAHPDKPALDKKEVLKLAELAKLIQKHYNRHMDIEWAVDSDLPFPQNVFIVQARPETVWSLKKAKEEKKVEVKGKTVKLGEAKVLIRGLPASPGVGAGVAKVILDPKSKEAMEFKEGEVLITKMTDPDWVPLMKKAAAIVTDEGGMTSHAAIVSRELGIPCIVGTGGATQAIPSGIDVTVDGGRGVVYEGIVEELVKPKAEVAPQVSGVAAVGISSEQLLPLYPVTATKIYMNLGEPDAIEKYKDLPFDGIGLMRIEFIITDWVQYHPLYLIEIGKPEEFVNKLAEGIAKVAQVIYPRPVVVRFSDFKTNEYRGLKGGEKYEPDERNPMIGWRGVSRYIHPKYEPGFRLEVRAIKKVREEFGLTNVWVMFPFVRTTWELERAIAIMEDEGLKRSKDFKVWAMAEVPSIALLADKFAEYVDGFSIGSNDLTQLVLGADRDSNILAEMGYFDERDPAVLEAIRMIIEKAHSKGATVSICGQAPSVYPEIVEFLVEAGIDSMSVNPDAVISTRRLVASIERKILLKRLENVMNKLNQFQY; from the coding sequence ATGAGCGATAAATCAACTCGATTCGTTCTATGGCTAGACGAAGTAAGAAAAGAAGACGTTCCTCTTGTAGGAGGAAAAAATGCTAACCTTGGAGAGATGATAGCTGCCGGAATACCGGTTCCCCCAGGTTATGCCGTAACAGCCTATGCTTTCAAGTATTTTCTCGATAAGACAGGTCTAGGAGAGAAGATATACTCTATGCTTAGGCAACTAGATGTTAACAATACTAAGGCTCTAGAAGAAACCACGTCGAAGATTCGTGAAATGATAATGAATGAACCCATGCCGAAGGAGGTTGAGGAAGAAATAAAGAAGGCTCACAGGAGGCTTGCGGAGAGGCTGAACATGCCGGTCGAGGCTGTTAGAGTTGCTGTAAGAAGCAGCGCAACCGCGGAAGACATGCCCGAGGCGAGCTTCGCCGGACAACAAGATACCTATTTGAACGTATATGGCGAGGACAAAGTAGTTTACTACGTTAAGAGATGCTGGGCAAGCTTGTTCACGGCTAGGGCAACATTCTATCGTGTCGCACAAGGGATTCCCCACGAAAGGACCTTGATGAGCGTTACTGTGCAGAAAATGGTCAACAGCAGAGCAGCCGGAGTCATGTTTACTCTCCATCCGGTAACCGGCGACGAGAAAGTAGCCGTGATCGAAGGGAGCTGGGGATTAGGTGAGTCAGTCGTAGGTGGTAAGGTAACCCCGGATGAGTGGGTTGTAAACAAGGACACAATGGAAATAATCGAAGAAAAGATCAATAAGAAAATATTCATGATAACATTTGACCCTGCAAAAGGAAAGAACGTTCACCTCAAATGGGATGATAAGTTAGGGAAGTGGGTGGCTGAAGAAGGAGAGACTGAGGCTCCACTTGCAAAGATAGCTCATCCAGACAAGCCTGCGTTGGATAAGAAAGAAGTGTTAAAGCTAGCTGAACTAGCCAAGTTGATTCAGAAACACTACAATAGACACATGGACATAGAATGGGCCGTGGACAGCGATCTACCCTTCCCGCAGAATGTCTTTATTGTTCAAGCCCGTCCAGAAACCGTTTGGAGCTTAAAGAAGGCTAAGGAGGAGAAGAAAGTCGAAGTCAAGGGCAAAACGGTGAAGCTGGGTGAAGCGAAAGTACTTATTAGGGGATTACCGGCAAGCCCCGGCGTTGGAGCGGGAGTAGCCAAAGTCATCCTTGACCCCAAGAGCAAGGAGGCAATGGAGTTCAAGGAAGGTGAAGTCTTAATTACTAAAATGACTGACCCTGACTGGGTTCCCTTGATGAAAAAAGCCGCAGCCATCGTTACTGATGAAGGAGGCATGACGAGTCATGCCGCAATCGTCAGCAGGGAACTCGGTATCCCATGTATCGTGGGCACAGGAGGAGCCACTCAAGCGATACCCAGCGGCATAGACGTAACCGTGGATGGCGGGAGAGGAGTAGTGTATGAAGGCATAGTGGAAGAGCTGGTTAAGCCCAAGGCAGAAGTTGCTCCTCAGGTATCAGGTGTTGCAGCTGTAGGGATAAGTTCCGAGCAACTTCTACCACTCTACCCAGTAACAGCTACAAAGATTTACATGAACTTGGGTGAACCAGACGCGATAGAAAAGTATAAGGATCTTCCATTCGACGGTATTGGATTAATGAGGATTGAATTCATTATCACCGACTGGGTCCAATACCACCCATTGTACTTAATTGAGATTGGTAAGCCTGAAGAATTCGTGAACAAGCTTGCAGAGGGAATAGCGAAGGTTGCCCAAGTCATATATCCGAGGCCAGTTGTTGTCAGATTCAGCGACTTCAAGACGAATGAATACAGGGGACTAAAGGGCGGAGAGAAGTACGAGCCAGACGAGAGAAACCCGATGATTGGGTGGAGAGGCGTTAGCAGATATATTCATCCAAAGTATGAGCCTGGATTTAGGCTCGAAGTTAGAGCTATTAAGAAGGTTAGAGAAGAATTCGGGTTAACTAATGTCTGGGTGATGTTCCCGTTTGTGAGGACGACTTGGGAGCTTGAGAGAGCAATTGCAATAATGGAGGACGAGGGATTAAAGAGGAGCAAGGACTTCAAGGTTTGGGCAATGGCTGAAGTGCCCAGCATAGCATTACTTGCAGACAAGTTTGCAGAATACGTTGATGGATTCAGTATTGGTAGCAACGACCTCACACAGTTGGTTCTTGGAGCAGACAGAGACAGCAATATCCTCGCAGAGATGGGATACTTTGACGAGAGAGACCCCGCCGTTCTTGAGGCCATAAGAATGATCATTGAAAAGGCACACAGCAAGGGAGCGACAGTCAGTATATGCGGGCAAGCCCCGAGTGTATACCCAGAAATTGTCGAATTCCTAGTGGAAGCTGGAATAGACAGCATGAGCGTTAACCCTGACGCAGTCATATCGACAAGGAGATTAGTGGCGAGCATTGAAAGAAAAATCCTGCTAAAGCGCCTTGAAAACGTGATGAATAAGCTTAACCAATTCCAATACTAA
- a CDS encoding cyclic 2,3-diphosphoglycerate synthase produces the protein MPRKIVILGASGRDFHNFNTFYRDNPDYEVVAFLQTQIPGISGRRYPPSLAGPRYPDGIPILSMNYLENISKTHGVEEAVLSFSDLTYEELGGIVSRVVGAGLSFKILGPMDTMLESIKPVIAVTGVKTGAGKSMVSREFALEMRKRGLKVGVVRHPMPYGDLEKSAVQVFHDFSDLDKYEATIEEREEYEHYLKIGFSVYAGVDYGKILRIMEMENDIILWDGGNNDWPFYKPDFMVTVADAMRPGIEVSSFPGEINLRMADGVIINKADQAKPGAILKIKENISSRNKDALISVAESEVVVDKPDLISGKKVLVVEDSPTVTHGGARYAAGYVAAVKYGGEPVDPRPFATNFFKKMFEEYPHMGPVLPSTGYRPDQLKELEETINKAPVDTVVLGTPSDITRLIRINKPVVRVEFRLKIIEGPDVKDYVEMFLEKASKKIV, from the coding sequence ATGCCGAGAAAAATAGTGATCTTAGGTGCTAGTGGAAGAGACTTCCACAATTTTAACACGTTCTATAGAGATAACCCAGACTATGAGGTCGTGGCTTTTCTCCAAACCCAAATTCCAGGAATAAGTGGGAGAAGATATCCACCAAGTCTCGCTGGACCCCGATATCCAGATGGAATACCCATCTTGAGCATGAATTATTTAGAGAATATTTCAAAGACCCATGGAGTTGAAGAGGCAGTTCTCTCTTTCAGCGATTTGACTTATGAGGAACTAGGTGGAATTGTTTCCAGAGTGGTGGGTGCAGGATTATCGTTCAAGATTCTGGGACCAATGGATACGATGCTGGAAAGCATTAAGCCAGTCATCGCTGTTACGGGGGTAAAAACTGGTGCTGGCAAAAGCATGGTTTCTAGAGAGTTCGCTCTTGAAATGAGAAAGAGAGGTCTCAAGGTAGGCGTAGTTAGACACCCGATGCCGTATGGTGATTTAGAAAAGTCTGCCGTTCAAGTTTTTCACGATTTCAGCGACCTGGACAAGTATGAGGCGACGATAGAGGAGAGAGAAGAGTATGAGCATTACTTGAAAATAGGTTTTTCCGTGTACGCGGGTGTTGATTACGGGAAGATACTGAGGATTATGGAGATGGAGAATGATATAATACTTTGGGATGGAGGAAATAACGACTGGCCCTTCTATAAGCCGGACTTCATGGTCACGGTTGCTGATGCCATGAGACCCGGGATAGAAGTATCATCATTTCCAGGGGAAATCAATTTGAGAATGGCTGATGGAGTAATAATTAATAAAGCGGACCAGGCTAAACCCGGGGCAATTTTGAAAATAAAGGAAAACATATCTTCAAGGAACAAGGATGCTCTTATAAGTGTTGCGGAGAGCGAAGTAGTTGTCGACAAGCCCGACTTGATATCTGGAAAGAAAGTACTCGTGGTTGAAGACTCTCCAACAGTCACGCATGGCGGTGCTAGGTATGCGGCAGGCTACGTCGCAGCAGTGAAATATGGTGGCGAACCAGTCGATCCCAGGCCATTCGCTACAAACTTCTTCAAGAAAATGTTCGAGGAATACCCGCACATGGGACCGGTTCTTCCAAGCACTGGATACAGGCCAGATCAATTGAAAGAGTTGGAGGAAACGATAAATAAGGCTCCGGTGGACACGGTCGTCTTGGGGACTCCTTCAGATATCACCAGGTTGATTAGGATAAATAAACCGGTTGTTAGGGTAGAATTTAGGTTGAAAATAATTGAAGGACCTGACGTAAAAGACTATGTCGAAATGTTCTTAGAGAAGGCATCTAAGAAGATAGTTTAG